From the genome of Candidatus Ancaeobacter aquaticus, one region includes:
- a CDS encoding radical SAM protein codes for MKVLIAYPPIESEKGVPLLSQNRQFQWFHNPTYIYPMVPSCAASLLKEKGYDVCWKDGIAEKMSYNDFLKYFKELNPDVVALETKAPVVQHHWKIIDDLKKELPECKIVLFGDHVTALPEESFNNSPVDYILTGGNYDFLLLSLCNNLSKNETLEPGIWMRKDGQVTSTGKFNLDQDLNTLPMIDRDMTKWLLYSEENGNYSRLPGTYTMAARDCWYHKCTFCSWTTIYPKYSSRTPKKLLDEIGILIEKYGVKEIMDDSGSFPIGEWLHEFCNGMIERGYNKKIIMDCNMRFGALSFDEYKLMRKAGFRFMLFGLESANQKTLERVKKGGGLTKDKIIESCKMASKAGLSPHITIMFGYPWEDIDDVQRTVDLGCYLMKKGYAHTLQSTVVIPYPGTPLFDECKKNGWLKTEDWSCYDMREPIMITPMPEEKLMEAVQSVYKVAFNPEFIFRKLISIRNTEDIKFIWRAAKAVIGHLTDFRGKKCACKNSCKT; via the coding sequence ATCCGATGGTGCCATCTTGTGCAGCATCGTTACTTAAAGAGAAAGGGTATGATGTTTGTTGGAAAGACGGGATAGCCGAAAAGATGTCTTATAACGATTTTCTTAAGTATTTCAAAGAACTAAATCCGGATGTTGTCGCGCTGGAAACTAAAGCCCCCGTTGTTCAACATCACTGGAAAATAATAGATGACCTAAAAAAGGAACTACCGGAGTGTAAAATTGTTCTTTTTGGGGATCATGTTACTGCTCTTCCAGAAGAATCATTCAATAATTCTCCCGTTGACTATATTTTAACGGGCGGAAACTACGATTTTCTTCTCCTGTCTCTTTGTAACAATCTTTCTAAGAATGAAACTTTAGAGCCCGGTATTTGGATGAGGAAAGATGGCCAGGTAACATCAACCGGGAAGTTTAATTTAGATCAGGATCTTAACACGTTACCTATGATAGACAGAGATATGACAAAGTGGCTGTTATATAGCGAAGAAAACGGTAATTATAGTCGCTTGCCGGGGACATATACCATGGCGGCACGTGATTGCTGGTATCATAAATGTACGTTTTGTTCTTGGACGACAATATATCCTAAATATTCGTCGAGGACTCCGAAAAAGCTATTAGATGAAATAGGCATACTTATAGAAAAGTATGGTGTTAAGGAGATAATGGATGATAGCGGTTCTTTTCCAATTGGTGAATGGTTGCATGAATTTTGTAATGGCATGATTGAGCGTGGCTATAACAAAAAGATAATCATGGATTGCAATATGCGTTTTGGCGCGCTTTCATTTGATGAATATAAATTGATGCGAAAAGCCGGGTTTCGTTTTATGCTCTTTGGTTTGGAATCAGCTAATCAGAAGACACTTGAGCGAGTTAAAAAAGGCGGAGGATTAACTAAGGACAAGATTATTGAATCGTGCAAAATGGCAAGTAAAGCTGGGTTATCTCCACATATAACAATAATGTTCGGTTATCCGTGGGAAGATATTGATGATGTGCAGCGCACGGTTGATTTGGGGTGTTATTTGATGAAAAAGGGATATGCGCATACCCTGCAGTCGACTGTTGTTATCCCTTATCCGGGAACGCCTCTTTTTGACGAATGTAAAAAGAATGGGTGGCTGAAAACAGAAGACTGGTCTTGTTACGATATGAGAGAACCGATTATGATAACACCGATGCCGGAAGAAAAATTGATGGAAGCGGTACAGTCGGTCTATAAAGTTGCATTTAATCCAGAATTTATTTTTAGAAAATTAATCTCAATAAGAAACACTGAAGACATTAAGTTTATCTGGCGTGCGGCAAAAGCTGTTATTGGACATTTGACTGATTTTCGTGGAAAGAAATGCGCTTGTAAAAACAGCTGTAAGACTTAA
- a CDS encoding class I SAM-dependent methyltransferase: MSEKHYNEEYFKDKDDLPVHIYATLDDVIEKNNYVSILEIGCGTGKLLSALHKNGRKVTGCDLSITAAKKADALVADVKELPYRSKSFDLLIGISLIEHLREEEAVLFLNEAKRLLKVRGALFLVTPNFSSPMRVVKGKKWFGYSDPTHVKFYSPESLAYKLEDNGFNQIKKTFKLDVYPDFDWGLHLKFPKVINCFISKLLISSPLALFRDSFWIMGNKM; this comes from the coding sequence ATGAGTGAAAAACATTACAACGAAGAGTATTTTAAGGATAAGGATGATCTTCCAGTTCATATTTATGCAACATTAGATGATGTAATTGAAAAAAATAATTATGTAAGTATTCTTGAAATTGGATGTGGTACCGGTAAGCTTCTCAGTGCTTTACATAAGAATGGTAGAAAAGTAACTGGTTGTGATCTTTCAATTACAGCAGCGAAAAAAGCGGATGCACTTGTTGCGGATGTGAAAGAACTGCCCTACAGATCAAAAAGTTTTGATTTATTGATCGGTATATCATTAATTGAACACTTAAGAGAAGAAGAAGCCGTGCTTTTTCTTAATGAAGCTAAAAGACTCCTTAAAGTTAGAGGGGCGTTGTTTCTTGTGACACCAAATTTTTCTAGTCCAATGAGGGTTGTAAAAGGTAAAAAATGGTTCGGGTATTCCGATCCAACACATGTAAAGTTCTATTCGCCGGAATCACTCGCATATAAACTTGAAGATAACGGTTTTAATCAAATTAAAAAGACGTTTAAGTTAGATGTATATCCTGATTTTGACTGGGGTCTGCATTTGAAATTCCCTAAAGTAATAAATTGTTTTATTTCGAAGCTATTAATATCTTCACCATTAGCTTTATTTAGAGACAGTTTTTGGATTATGGGAAATAAAATGTAG
- a CDS encoding DegT/DnrJ/EryC1/StrS family aminotransferase: protein MDKRKVEFYKHNIDEADIKRFDEVLRSIFLTTGKVVAEFEEAFSNYLGGGDVIGVTSCTAALQLCLLAWGIGHGDEVITTPMTFCATSNAVLHVGAKPVFVDVEEDTGNINADLIEEKITNKTKAIIPVHLYGQMCDMKKIKEIADKHGLIVIEDAAHCVEGVRDGIKPGQLGDGACFSFYATKNITCGEGGAIIVHDPEKAELIRIMRLHGIDKSAADRYTKSYSHWDMSVLGWKYNMNNIQAALLVGQLKKIDSLRDRRECIAKMYDDAFKDTNIRLMMTKENCKNAFHLYTIQVSEEKRDTVLSGLQDKHVGCAVNYRAVHLLKYYRDKLGYTEGMYPIAEQIGSRTITIPLYPKLKNDEVEYVVKSIIEVLNI from the coding sequence ATGGATAAAAGAAAAGTAGAATTTTACAAACACAATATTGATGAAGCGGATATTAAGCGATTCGATGAAGTTTTGAGGTCAATTTTTCTCACGACCGGAAAAGTCGTTGCTGAATTTGAAGAAGCGTTCTCAAATTACCTTGGCGGGGGAGATGTTATTGGGGTAACGAGTTGTACGGCCGCTTTACAGTTATGTTTGCTTGCATGGGGCATTGGTCATGGTGATGAAGTTATTACGACGCCAATGACATTTTGTGCCACTTCTAATGCGGTACTTCACGTAGGTGCAAAACCGGTGTTTGTTGATGTGGAAGAAGATACCGGAAACATAAATGCTGATCTTATTGAAGAAAAAATTACCAATAAGACAAAAGCAATTATCCCTGTTCATTTGTATGGGCAGATGTGTGACATGAAAAAAATTAAGGAAATTGCGGATAAACATGGATTGATCGTTATTGAAGATGCTGCACATTGTGTAGAAGGTGTTCGGGATGGTATAAAGCCTGGTCAGCTGGGTGATGGGGCTTGCTTTAGTTTTTATGCAACAAAGAACATTACCTGCGGAGAAGGTGGGGCAATTATTGTTCATGATCCAGAAAAAGCTGAATTAATAAGAATAATGCGACTGCATGGTATCGATAAATCAGCTGCTGATAGATACACAAAAAGTTATAGCCACTGGGATATGTCGGTATTGGGATGGAAATATAATATGAATAATATCCAGGCAGCTCTTTTAGTGGGACAGCTTAAAAAAATTGATAGTTTGAGGGATAGACGGGAGTGCATAGCAAAAATGTATGATGATGCTTTCAAAGACACTAACATAAGGCTCATGATGACAAAGGAAAATTGCAAAAATGCGTTTCATCTCTATACCATTCAAGTCTCAGAAGAAAAACGTGATACAGTGTTGAGTGGACTGCAAGATAAGCACGTTGGTTGTGCCGTAAATTATAGAGCCGTACATCTATTGAAATATTATAGAGATAAGCTCGGCTATACTGAAGGAATGTATCCGATAGCTGAACAAATCGGATCAAGAACTATTACTATACCGCTCTATCCAAAACTTAAAAATGATGAAGTTGAATATGTTGTAAAATCAATAATAGAGGTTCTTAATATCTGA
- a CDS encoding DegT/DnrJ/EryC1/StrS family aminotransferase, with protein sequence MCKEIEDITVYGLDPKLKAVYHLFVIEIEHCDDLKKHLQMNGVACGIHYPIRLPMQSAYSYLRCKESDFPEALYKSCRILSPPMVPELTTKQQDYVIDKIAEFYR encoded by the coding sequence ATGTGTAAAGAAATTGAGGACATAACGGTGTACGGACTAGATCCAAAATTAAAGGCAGTGTATCATTTATTTGTTATAGAAATAGAACATTGCGACGATCTAAAGAAGCATCTTCAAATGAATGGTGTAGCGTGCGGAATACATTATCCTATTCGATTACCCATGCAATCTGCATATTCTTATTTGAGGTGTAAAGAAAGCGATTTCCCAGAAGCATTGTATAAGTCTTGTCGTATATTATCACCTCCGATGGTTCCCGAATTAACTACGAAACAACAGGATTACGTTATTGATAAAATAGCAGAATTTTATAGATAA
- a CDS encoding SDR family oxidoreductase, translated as MKVLVTGGAGFIGSNLVDRLLADGHTVTVLDNFSTGRPDNLKHHKDNPQLSLHQVDVANNDTIDRYFKGIDWVMHLASLADIVPSIIDPQEYYRANVTGTINVLEAAKKCEVKRFIYTASSSCYGIPDAYPTEEDADIRTEYPYALTKYLGELCVLHWGNIYKLPVVSLRLFNVYGPRARTSGTYGAVMGVFLAQKLAQKPFTVVGDGTQKRDFTYVDDVADAFVSAAASNVTNEIFNIGSGSPQSVNTLVELLQGERIYIPKRPGEPDCTWANIDKIKNTIGWNPKTSFKEGVNKVLEHIDYWRSAPVWTPEKIEVATKDWFKYLSR; from the coding sequence ATGAAAGTATTAGTGACAGGTGGTGCTGGATTTATTGGAAGTAATCTTGTCGATAGGTTGTTGGCTGATGGCCATACGGTGACGGTACTTGATAACTTCTCAACCGGTCGACCTGATAATTTAAAACACCATAAAGATAATCCACAACTATCGTTACATCAAGTTGATGTTGCAAATAATGATACTATTGATCGCTATTTCAAAGGGATCGACTGGGTAATGCACTTAGCTTCTCTTGCGGATATTGTTCCGTCAATAATTGATCCTCAAGAATATTACAGAGCAAATGTTACCGGGACGATCAATGTCCTTGAAGCTGCAAAGAAATGTGAGGTAAAACGTTTTATCTATACGGCATCGAGTTCTTGCTATGGAATACCGGATGCCTATCCGACTGAGGAGGATGCTGATATTAGAACAGAGTATCCATACGCTCTTACGAAATATTTGGGGGAATTATGTGTGCTCCATTGGGGGAATATTTATAAACTACCAGTTGTTTCTTTAAGACTATTTAATGTGTATGGACCTCGTGCTCGGACATCTGGAACCTATGGGGCTGTTATGGGGGTGTTTTTAGCGCAGAAATTGGCTCAAAAACCTTTTACTGTTGTTGGTGACGGTACTCAGAAAAGGGATTTCACGTATGTTGATGATGTTGCTGATGCTTTTGTGTCGGCGGCTGCATCAAATGTGACAAATGAAATTTTTAATATAGGATCAGGTAGTCCGCAGAGCGTAAATACGTTAGTTGAGTTACTGCAGGGTGAAAGGATCTATATCCCTAAACGTCCTGGGGAGCCTGATTGTACATGGGCGAATATAGATAAAATAAAGAATACTATCGGGTGGAATCCAAAAACATCCTTTAAAGAAGGCGTTAATAAGGTTTTAGAGCATATTGATTATTGGAGAAGTGCGCCGGTTTGGACACCTGAAAAAATTGAAGTTGCTACGAAAGATTGGTTTAAATATTTATCGAGGTAA
- a CDS encoding PfkB family carbohydrate kinase, giving the protein MKNNVLSKIKTIDELAPILDGLRKKGKKIVHCHGVFELLHPGHIRHFEEAKSKGNILVVTITKDEYVNKGPGRPIFKEALRLESLAAIESVDYVALNDWPTAVETIRRLKPNIYVKGSDYSKREDDLTGKIYEEEEAINSVGGMLHFTDDITFSSTSLINSYFPPYPDEAREFFQDFRKKYSSNDVIKYIKKVENTKVLVIGDIIIDEYHYCFGVGKSAKDNIIVTKYLNEEIFAGGVLAAANHTAGFCKNVHLVSSIGKQNNYQDFIATHLKPNISTNFYEIEDAPTVVKRRFVDPNFLNKLFEIIYLDDNVHTSQKIEKKLYTYLDEHLKDYDMVIVTDFGHGLLTPRMVKLLSKKAKYLAINVQTNSANRGFNVVTKFSRADYICIDEPEIRLACHDRYSNLNKLILKISKKLKCDKIIITRGHKGSLVYSKADGFKEIPIFSKEVLDRIGAGDAYFSVTAPCVFKNAPMEVVGFIGNAAGAMKVLIVGNRSSIEPAPLFKYITALLK; this is encoded by the coding sequence ATGAAAAATAATGTTTTATCAAAAATTAAGACAATTGATGAGTTGGCCCCGATTTTGGATGGATTAAGAAAAAAGGGTAAAAAGATCGTTCACTGTCATGGTGTTTTTGAACTTTTGCATCCAGGACATATTAGACATTTTGAAGAGGCAAAGAGTAAAGGAAACATTCTTGTTGTTACAATTACCAAGGATGAATATGTAAATAAAGGGCCTGGCCGACCCATTTTCAAAGAGGCATTGAGACTTGAAAGTTTAGCAGCGATAGAGTCAGTTGACTATGTGGCACTTAATGACTGGCCAACTGCAGTAGAGACGATTAGGAGATTGAAACCTAATATTTATGTAAAAGGGAGTGATTATTCTAAAAGAGAGGATGATCTTACAGGAAAGATATATGAAGAGGAAGAAGCAATAAATTCTGTCGGAGGAATGCTTCATTTTACTGATGATATTACCTTTAGTTCTACGTCTCTTATAAATTCATATTTTCCCCCGTATCCTGATGAAGCCCGCGAATTTTTTCAAGATTTTAGAAAAAAATATTCTTCTAATGATGTAATCAAGTACATAAAAAAGGTGGAAAACACAAAAGTACTTGTCATTGGGGATATCATTATTGACGAATACCATTATTGTTTTGGCGTAGGAAAATCCGCGAAAGACAATATCATCGTTACAAAATATTTAAATGAGGAAATATTTGCGGGTGGCGTTCTGGCTGCAGCAAATCATACAGCAGGTTTTTGTAAAAATGTCCATTTGGTAAGTTCAATAGGGAAACAAAATAATTATCAAGATTTCATCGCAACACATTTGAAACCTAATATTTCGACAAATTTTTATGAGATCGAAGATGCGCCTACGGTTGTGAAACGCAGATTTGTTGATCCTAACTTTTTAAATAAACTATTCGAAATAATATATTTAGATGACAATGTTCATACATCACAAAAAATAGAAAAGAAATTATACACTTATTTAGATGAGCACCTCAAAGATTATGATATGGTCATTGTAACCGATTTTGGCCATGGATTACTAACGCCCAGAATGGTTAAGTTGTTAAGTAAGAAAGCTAAATATTTAGCTATAAATGTGCAAACAAATAGTGCAAACAGAGGATTTAATGTAGTTACTAAATTTTCTCGTGCCGATTATATTTGTATTGATGAACCTGAGATACGGTTAGCTTGTCATGATAGATATTCCAATCTCAACAAATTGATACTTAAAATAAGCAAAAAGCTCAAGTGCGACAAAATAATTATTACTAGAGGGCATAAGGGGTCATTGGTCTATTCCAAAGCTGATGGGTTTAAGGAAATACCGATATTCTCCAAAGAGGTGCTTGATAGAATTGGAGCAGGGGATGCCTATTTTTCTGTGACAGCCCCATGTGTATTTAAAAATGCACCAATGGAAGTAGTTGGGTTTATAGGTAACGCTGCTGGAGCAATGAAGGTTTTGATAGTGGGGAATCGCTCTTCTATTGAACCGGCTCCTCTTTTTAAATACATTACTGCACTTCTTAAATGA
- a CDS encoding radical SAM protein, which produces MDKFRIDSHKLIYHVDRVNDWQKNKNIYPLYMEISPAGACNHRCTYCGLDFMEYKPRFLKTEVLKDRISEMGSLGLKSIMYAGEGEPLLHKDMLDITLHTEKSGIDVAFTTNGVFLDKDFADAALTSITWVKVSINGATKDTYNKIHRGKSDDLDKVMHNMAYANDVRRSNNYKCTLGMQIMLLPDNYQEVGKLAQRAKDIGMDYLVVKPYSHHPQSNTTEYKDIKYDNYLQLKDELSQYNDEQFHVVFRINSMKKWDKGEHGYTHCLALPFWSYIDAGGNVWGCSVYLGDERFLYGNIHEQTFREIWEGEKRRASLEWVKNELDTCNCRVNCRMDEVNKYLWDLKHPSEHVNFI; this is translated from the coding sequence ATGGACAAATTCAGAATAGACAGTCATAAATTAATATATCATGTCGATAGGGTAAATGATTGGCAGAAAAATAAAAATATATATCCTTTATATATGGAGATATCGCCTGCAGGTGCTTGTAATCATAGGTGTACATATTGCGGTCTAGATTTTATGGAGTACAAGCCAAGATTTCTCAAAACAGAGGTTTTAAAAGACAGGATTTCAGAAATGGGATCGTTAGGACTCAAGAGTATCATGTATGCGGGTGAGGGTGAGCCACTTTTACATAAAGATATGCTTGATATTACTCTTCATACTGAGAAGTCAGGGATTGATGTTGCGTTTACGACAAACGGGGTATTTCTTGATAAGGATTTTGCTGATGCAGCACTTACAAGTATAACCTGGGTAAAAGTGAGTATAAATGGTGCTACAAAAGATACTTATAACAAGATTCACCGAGGTAAGAGTGATGATCTTGATAAAGTTATGCATAATATGGCCTATGCAAACGATGTAAGAAGAAGTAATAATTATAAATGTACTTTGGGAATGCAGATAATGTTATTGCCTGATAACTATCAGGAAGTTGGGAAGTTAGCTCAAAGGGCAAAAGATATTGGGATGGATTATTTAGTAGTCAAACCGTACTCTCATCATCCTCAGAGTAATACTACGGAATACAAAGATATTAAATATGATAATTATCTTCAGTTAAAAGATGAGCTTTCTCAGTATAATGATGAGCAGTTTCATGTAGTGTTCCGTATTAATAGTATGAAGAAGTGGGATAAGGGTGAGCATGGATACACACATTGCTTAGCCCTTCCTTTCTGGTCATATATTGATGCGGGTGGAAATGTGTGGGGTTGCAGCGTGTATCTTGGAGATGAACGTTTCTTGTATGGCAATATCCATGAGCAAACGTTTAGAGAAATCTGGGAAGGAGAAAAAAGACGCGCTTCTCTTGAGTGGGTAAAGAATGAGCTGGATACGTGTAATTGTAGAGTAAATTGTAGAATGGATGAAGTGAATAAGTATCTGTGGGACTTAAAGCACCCTTCAGAACACGTGAATTTTATATAA